The following are encoded in a window of Rosa chinensis cultivar Old Blush chromosome 4, RchiOBHm-V2, whole genome shotgun sequence genomic DNA:
- the LOC112200372 gene encoding uncharacterized protein LOC112200372 has translation MGNEMGNNNTSGLKDEENTTVEACKTSLVDTTHVNDTKEEHQLVPEVEGKDFHEKVANLACGDPVRIGDRCVKNQTSSLEEHENTEVHPLGETPKVIVVSTEAGERDSKLQSDTSLNNDPGHGKPIEKNMEETDLQGTMQYQLEKQDSLKKEDEEDGTISTSDDLEPKENVTVEACQTSLLDNTQENDTNEENQIGAEVEENDFHEKVAYLATNDQKMTEDPCNENQTSSTKEQEDTEVHPLGELPQVTMESNEVREEDGEVQPVTLSSDSGHEEPIEQKKKGTDIQAGTMQYHLDKQDCLKKEDEEDGSISASHALEAIEYKSFESNQQELVTIHADQSVEVGSESLPGSKDCLGPSFTSDLEANGDVLDTETFKNMEESADTGTDPALERWDALSLEQKACEGLLKSSEEQFETKDLEEVENGFTNITQIASYDLLGLENNCNMELPTEVNLIDSSKSEPEAFLVSNSQLEVPQPKEKCIILKEEIRLTGKELENGEKKHYTNQIQPSLQSGMESEPDCDKSSEPQFESTMVEPTHEKSETVSVISPLSNKVVEDDNLVLMRLNNQHEASEDQCYQESERKLEVVLALGIISPELTIPHFSHKEEELVGKRTVQEREDNMEPLLASEMEETEGTEQDCLPPEKDTVFGNETVQSINDSIPEVKQENSGEFLATENPTIDFTSWIAEALVSMNNLEAEMLSQQVTQHNEPHQAEAAAAAESKTLVEVETSSVSVSSGSETLENVGRSSTVSTESDPDNLNIVHAQIQKSPSFSLDLQNEARTEESDSTPLLYQDKAEIESSASQGEKVITLERSESEESKTPFLGFLKEEEETHVVVVAQNKHENHSPSKNSKRNLCDSVTGKAAPTSSKGKEKRRNRASLFSNCLCCATVIN, from the exons ATGGGAAATGAGATGGGTAACAACAACACATCAGGTCTGAAAG ACGAAGAGAACACTACAGTTGAAGCTTGCAAGACATCTTTGGTAGATACTACTCATGTAAATGATACAAAAGAAGAACATCAATTAGTACCTGAAGTTGAAGGGAAGGATTTTCATGAAAAAGTTGCCAACTTGGCTTGTGGTGATCCAGTGAGAATAGGAGATCGTTGCGTCAAAAACCAGACATCAAGTTTAGAAG AGCACGAAAATACTGAAGTTCATCCTCTTGGTGAAACTCCAAAAGTTATAGTGGTATCAACTGAAGCAGGGGAAAGAGACAGTAAATTGCAATCAGATACTTCACTGAATAATGATCCCGGACACGGGAAGCCTATAGAGAAAAACATGGAGGAAACTGACCTACAAGGAACAATGCAATACCAGCTTGAGAAGCAGGATTCTTTGAAGAAAG AGGATGAGGAAGATGGGACAATATCCACATCAGATGATCTAGAACCTAAAGAAAATGTTACAGTTGAAGCTTGCCAAACATCTTTGCTAGATAATACTCAGGAAAATGAtacaaatgaagaaaatcaaataGGAGCTGAAGTTGAAGAAAATGATTTTCATGAAAAAGTTGCATACTTGGCTACTAATGATCAAAAGATGACAGAGGATCCTTGCAATGAAAACCAGACATCAAGCACAAAAG AGCAAGAAGATACTGAAGTTCATCCTCTTGGTGAACTTCCACAAGTTACAATGGAATCGAATGAAGTAAGGGAAGAAGACGGTGAAGTGCAACCGGTTACTTTATCGAGTGATTCAGGACATGAGGAGCCAATAGAGCAAAAAAAGAAGGGAACTGATATACAAGCAGGAACTATGCAATACCATCTTGATAAGCAGGACTGTTTGAAGAAAG AggatgaggaagatggttcAATATCTGCATCACATGCTCTAGAAGCTATAGAGTATAAGAGTTTTGAGTCAAATCAACAGGAGTTGGTTACAATTCATGCTGACCAATCTGTAGAAGTTGGAAGTGAATCATTACCAGGGAGTAAGGACTGTCTAGGACCAAGTTTTACTTCTGATTTGGAGGCGAATGGTGATGTCTTAGACACTGAGACGTTCAAAAATATGGAAGAAAGTGCTGATACTGGTACTGATCCAGCATTGGAAAGATGGGATGCCCTGTCACTGGAGCAAAAGGCCTGTGAAGGACTACTGAAGTCCTCAGAAGAGCAGTTTGAAACTAAGGATCTAGAAGAAGTTGAAAATGGATTCACCAACATAACACAAATAGCATCATATGATCTTCTTGGCTTAGAAAATAACTGCAATATGGAGCTTCCAACTGAGGTGAATTTAATTGATAGCTCAAAATCAGAACCAGAAGCCTTTCTAGTGAGTAACTCTCAACTTGAAGTTCCTCAACCTAAGGAGAAATGCATTATTCTTAAAGAAGAAATCAGACTAACAGGAAAAGAGTTGGAAAATGGAGAGAAAAAGCATTATACTAACCAAATCCAACCTAGTCTACAGTCAGGGATGGAATCAGAACCTGACTGTGACAAATCAAGTGAGCCTCAATTTGAATCTACAATGGTTGAGCCTACACATGAGAAGAGTGAAACGGTAAGTGTGATCAGTCCTTTAAGCAACAAGGTTGTTGAGGATGACAACCTAGTTCTCATGCGTCTCAATAACCAACATGAGGCTTCTGAGGACCAGTGCTACCAGGAATCAGAAAGGAAACTTGAGGTGGTTCTGGCGCTTGGAATCATTTCACCAGAGTTAACAATTCCACATTTCAGCCACAAGGAAGAGGAATTAGTAGGGAAGAGAACCGTTCAAGAAAGAGAGGATAACATGGAACCTTTACTTGCCAGTGAAATGGAAGAAACAGAAGGAACAGAACAGGATTGTTTGCCTCCAGAAAAAGATACTGTATTTGGAAATGAGACTGTTCAAAGCATCAATGACTCAATCCCAGAAGTGAAGCAAGAGAATTCAGGTGAGTTTTTGGCTACTGAAAATCCAACTATTGATTTTACAAGCTGGATAGCTGAAGCATTAGTCTCCATGAATAATTTGGAAGCTGAGATGCTTAGTCAGCAAGTTACACAACATAATGAACCACATCAAGccgaagcagcagcagcagcagaatCTAAAACTTTGGTTGAAGTTGAAACATCATCTGTATCTGTAAGTTCTGGTTCTGAAACACTAGAAAATGTGGGAAGGTCCAGCACAGTGAGCACTGAATCTGATCCGGATAACTTGAATATTGTTCACGCCCAGATACAAAAATCCCCGAGCTTCAGCCTTGATCTCCAAAATGAAGCAAGGACTGAAGAATCAGATAGCACTCCATTGTTGTATCAAGATAAGGCTGAAATAGAAAGCTCAGCAAGTCAAGGTGAGAAAGTGATTACATTGGAAAGAAGTGAGTCAGAGGAGTCAAAGACACCATTTCTAGGATTCttgaaggaagaggaagaaactcatgttgttgttgttgcacaAAATAAACATGAGAACCACTCTCCTTCTAAGAATTCAAAAAGAAATCTGTGTGACTCAGTTACTGGAAAAGCTGCTCCAACTTCATCTAAAGGTAAAGAGAAGCGCAGAAACCGGGCTTCTCTCTTTTCCAACTGCTTGTGTTGTGCAACTGTGATCAATTGA